TCATCTGATTCTTGGAGCAAAGCTTTCTGGGTGCTAGAATTGGAGAAAGTTGATTTTCTGAGGCCCAACTCCATGTCGCCCATCTGCCTTCCTGCACACCAGTTTGAAAACCTGTAGGAAAATTAAAGACACAGCTGTCACTAAAAGGAAATCAGAAGTTAGCTCTGATTGATTCATATAAAAGGATCGTGTCCTCACCAAAAAACGACGCAGTAGAAGATTCCCACGATCAGCAGAGCCACAGCATAATGCCAACAGAAGCACATGGTGATAAACATGATGTTGCCATGTTCCTCCAGGTTCCATTGGGGTCCACTCAGAGGATACAGCACAAATCCAATCTGAGACACGACAAGAGCCACAGAATTCAGTTACATCTATCTCAGTGATGACAAAATATCACCAATGACAAGATTTTATCGGGTTACTTGACGTCGAGATGTTGTCTTTACCTGATAGAACCAGGTGCCTTGTAAGATGGCCAAACTGCATCTGAGAAGCTCCAACACTGGGTTATTTCTCTTGAACACCTCCAGCAGTGTGCTGGCTGATCCGCCAAACACAGCAACCAGAAGCAGAGAGTGGATGTGCTGGTCAAGAGGAGGACGATTGTGAACGTGAAAATAGAAAAGGAACcctgcaacaaaaaaaaaaacgagatTTTTTTGCTGAACTTGTTGGTGAACCCTAGCCACACCCTCACCAAACACACAAATTCTGCTTATCAGTGACACATATTTGAATATGTCTGTGAAACCATGGTTCCAGGTTTGTGCATTTAGCTTTTAGTTTGAATTATAGGTGCACTTCATACTCTTAGAATGTTATCTGTCTATTTCTTCTAAATGTTGTAAGTTGCATTGGGTCAACGTGTCTGTCAGATGCAAAAATATCAATGTACCTTCCACAAAGAGAGCCAATGATAGTGAGAGGCGGTCGAGACCAACTGGGACAGGTAGAGAGGAGACACTGAGAACATCTGCAATGCCGGAGATGCCGAAGAACAGGTACATAGTGCTGTGTTGCCAATTCATCAGCTTCACCCAGCCGTCTTTATACAGGTGAGCATGAGGACCGTCCGGCACAAACTGCTCTGCCATGATCCCTGCATAGACATTTCAGACTAAGACATTCAAATTTTG
The Triplophysa rosa linkage group LG19, Trosa_1v2, whole genome shotgun sequence genome window above contains:
- the tmem45b gene encoding transmembrane protein 45B, which produces MANFKGHALPGTFFLLFGLWWSIKYSFRQKRRKERLGDRDNQTLTLLFNRIDLIEGVLKIFFAFVGIMAEQFVPDGPHAHLYKDGWVKLMNWQHSTMYLFFGISGIADVLSVSSLPVPVGLDRLSLSLALFVEGFLFYFHVHNRPPLDQHIHSLLLVAVFGGSASTLLEVFKRNNPVLELLRCSLAILQGTWFYQIGFVLYPLSGPQWNLEEHGNIMFITMCFCWHYAVALLIVGIFYCVVFWFSNWCAGRQMGDMELGLRKSTFSNSSTQKALLQESDEE